The Raphanus sativus cultivar WK10039 chromosome 2, ASM80110v3, whole genome shotgun sequence genome includes a region encoding these proteins:
- the LOC108833324 gene encoding acid phosphatase 1: protein FTSLSLFSSAFSDELSHPSSILQYPSEAKKVVDEVDLHCTSWRLAAETNNLAPWSSIPAECADYVKDYVLGRGYVTDLERVSEEASVFDIDDGKDAWVFDIDETLLSNLPYYNDHGFGLELFDHSEFDKWVERGVAPAIAPSLKLYQRVIDLGYRVFLLTGRKESHRLVTVENLINAGFQNWDKLILRSPDEQHKMATLYKSEKRDEMVKEGYRIRGNSGDQWSDLLGSSMSQRSFKLANPMYYIP, encoded by the exons TTTACGTCATTGTCCTTGTTCTCCTCCGCGTTTTCCGATGAACTTTCCCACCCGTCGTCGATTCTCCAGTACCCGTCGGAGGCCAAGAAAGTCGTCGACGAGGTCGATTTGCATTGCACGAGCTGGAGATTGGCGGCGGAGACGAACAATCTCGCCCCTTGGAGCTCGATTCCGGCGGAGTGCGCCGACTACGTCAAGGACTACGTGTTGGGTAGAGGCTACGTCACCGATCTTGAGAGAGTCTCCGAAGAGGCTTCCGTCTTCGACATCGACGACGGCAAAGACGCTTGGGTTTTCGACATCGACGAGACTCTCTTGTCTAATCTTCCCTATTACAACGACCATGGCTTTGG GCTTGAGCTGTTTGATCACTCAGAGTTCGATAAATGGGTTGAGAGAGGAGTGGCACCAGCCATAGCACCAAGCTTGAAGCTTTACCAAAGAGTTATTGATTTGGGGTACAGAGTTTTCTTGCTTACGGGGAGGAAAGAGAGCCACAGGCTTGTCACTGTCGAAAACCTCATCAATGCCGGTTTCCAGAACTGGGACAAGCTCATTCTCAG ATCTCCAGATGAACAGCACAAGATGGCTACGCTGTACAAATCTGAGAAGAGGGATGAGATGGTGAAAGAGGGGTATAGGATTAGAGGCAATTCAGGTGACCAATGGAGTGATCTGTTGGGTTCTTCCATGTCTCAGCGATCTTTCAAACTTGCAAATCCAATGTATTATATCCCCTGA